The following coding sequences lie in one Listeria ivanovii subsp. londoniensis genomic window:
- the ligA gene encoding NAD-dependent DNA ligase LigA, whose translation MADKKRYEELINILDQYSYDYYVIDNPTVEDAEYDQKMQELLQIEAAHPEWVTPESPSNRVGGEVLEGFQKVAHDTPMLSLANAFNKDDLADFDRRIRDKVGEDVAYMCELKIDGLAVSLQYENGKYKQGATRGDGTTGEDITANLRTIRSIPMKLQKSYSIEVRGEAFMPKRSFQKLNEIREEEGQMLFANPRNAAAGSLRQLDTKIAASRNLDIFLYAVADFGEMGVTTHSAGLAMLETLGLKVNKERRLCSTLEEVYAYIDEWTEKRAGLAYDIDGIVLKLNDLEQQRQMGTTAKSPRWSIAYKFPAEEVPTKLLDIELNVGRTGVVTPTAVLEPVRVAGTTVGRASLHNEDLITEKDIRIGDTVLIKKAGDIIPEVIKSIAEERTGDEEPFHMPANCPTCGSELVRLEEEVALRCINPKCPAQIKEGLIHFVSRNAMNIDGLGEKVIIQLFTHHLIKDVADLFFLSKEKLLELERMGEKSVTNLLASIEQSKQNSLEKLLFGLGIRHVGAKAAKSLAIYFETMDKLKLADKETLTRINDIGEKMADSIVTYFANEEVHNLLDELKRAGVNMTYTGPKLDDMSEEELVFAGKTVVLTGKLEQLTRNDAKALIESLGGNVSGSVSKKTDVVVAGSDAGSKLAKAEELAIPIWSENDLIEYLPDEGGLNK comes from the coding sequence ATGGCTGATAAAAAACGGTATGAAGAGCTCATTAACATACTTGATCAGTACAGCTATGATTATTATGTAATTGATAACCCAACAGTAGAAGATGCCGAATACGATCAAAAAATGCAGGAACTACTTCAAATCGAAGCAGCGCATCCGGAATGGGTTACACCTGAATCTCCGTCCAATCGAGTTGGTGGGGAAGTGTTAGAAGGGTTTCAAAAAGTAGCGCATGACACGCCGATGTTAAGTCTTGCGAATGCATTTAATAAAGATGACCTAGCTGATTTTGATCGGCGTATCCGAGATAAAGTAGGCGAAGATGTCGCTTATATGTGTGAACTGAAAATTGATGGGCTTGCTGTATCACTTCAATATGAGAATGGGAAATACAAACAAGGTGCGACACGCGGCGACGGAACGACTGGCGAAGATATTACCGCCAACTTGCGGACGATTCGCTCTATTCCAATGAAATTACAAAAAAGTTATTCCATTGAAGTACGTGGCGAGGCTTTCATGCCAAAACGCTCTTTCCAAAAACTCAATGAAATCCGTGAAGAAGAAGGTCAGATGCTATTTGCCAATCCGCGAAACGCAGCAGCAGGATCGCTTCGCCAATTAGATACGAAAATTGCTGCATCAAGAAACTTAGACATTTTCCTATATGCTGTAGCAGACTTTGGCGAAATGGGTGTCACAACTCATAGCGCTGGCTTAGCTATGTTAGAAACTTTAGGCTTGAAGGTGAATAAAGAACGCCGCCTTTGCTCTACCTTAGAAGAAGTTTACGCTTATATTGACGAATGGACTGAAAAACGAGCTGGTTTAGCTTATGATATAGATGGCATTGTTTTGAAATTAAACGATTTAGAGCAGCAACGCCAAATGGGAACAACCGCCAAATCACCTCGTTGGTCGATTGCTTATAAATTTCCAGCAGAAGAAGTTCCAACGAAGCTACTCGACATTGAATTAAATGTTGGTCGAACAGGTGTTGTTACTCCCACCGCGGTGTTAGAACCTGTCCGAGTAGCTGGAACTACAGTGGGTCGGGCATCGCTCCATAATGAAGATTTAATTACAGAAAAAGATATTCGAATTGGTGACACGGTTTTAATTAAAAAAGCTGGTGATATTATTCCAGAAGTGATTAAAAGCATTGCGGAAGAACGAACTGGAGATGAAGAGCCTTTCCATATGCCAGCTAACTGTCCAACTTGTGGGAGTGAGCTAGTTCGGTTGGAAGAAGAAGTGGCGCTTAGATGTATTAATCCTAAATGTCCAGCACAAATCAAAGAAGGTTTAATTCACTTTGTTTCTCGTAATGCAATGAATATTGATGGACTTGGTGAAAAAGTAATTATTCAACTGTTTACGCACCATTTAATTAAAGATGTAGCAGATTTGTTTTTCCTTTCGAAAGAGAAACTGTTAGAATTAGAAAGAATGGGAGAAAAATCAGTGACGAATTTACTCGCATCAATTGAACAAAGTAAACAAAACTCACTAGAAAAATTATTATTTGGCTTAGGAATTCGCCATGTTGGTGCCAAAGCGGCTAAATCACTTGCGATTTACTTTGAAACCATGGATAAATTGAAACTAGCTGATAAAGAAACGTTAACCAGGATTAATGATATTGGTGAAAAAATGGCAGACAGCATCGTCACTTATTTTGCGAATGAAGAAGTTCACAACTTACTAGACGAACTAAAAAGGGCCGGCGTAAATATGACTTATACAGGACCAAAACTAGATGATATGTCCGAAGAAGAACTTGTTTTTGCAGGAAAAACAGTGGTTCTAACAGGGAAATTAGAGCAGTTAACAAGAAACGATGCAAAAGCCTTAATCGAGTCACTTGGCGGGAATGTTTCCGGGAGCGTCAGTAAAAAGACGGATGTTGTTGTTGCTGGCAGTGATGCTGGTTCTAAACTCGCTAAAGCAGAAGAACTAGCAATTCCTATTTGGTCTGAAAATGACTTAATAGAGTACTTACCAGACGAAGGTGGATTAAACAAATGA
- the pcrA gene encoding DNA helicase PcrA → MNAKELVDGLNPEQKRAVESTEGPLLIMAGAGSGKTRVLTHRIAYLVRERGVNPYNILAITFTNKAAREMKSRIGNLMGGEAESIWISTFHSMCVRILRRDIDRIGYERNFTILDGSDQLSVIKGILKEKNVDPKKFEPRGILASISNAKNELITASEYVKEASGFYDKMVGEVYEKYEKKLKKNQALDFDDLIMVTIQLFERVPDVLEYYQRKFQYIHVDEYQDTNHAQYLLVKLLASRFKNLCVVGDSDQSIYGWRGADISNIMSFEKDYPNAKTILLEENYRSTKRILEAANRVIENNGNRKPKNLWTSNAEGKKIFYHKALTEKEEAAYVVMKIQEEVNNSNRPLSDFAILYRTNAQSRVMEEYFMKSNMAYTMVGGTKFYDRKEIKDILAYLRLISNNEDDISLTRIINVPKRGVGPGTLEKLNNVAAAYDLSLFEVLNRIELAGISAKISKDLVAFHDLVRGFTQMQDFLSVTELVEEILEKTGYRAMLKNERTIEAQTRLENIDEFLSVTQNFEKENDDKSLLAFLTDLALVADVDKLEEDNEEQNGAVTLMTLHSAKGLEFPVVFLVGMEEGIFPHSRAIYEEDEMEEERRLAYVGITRAEEELFLTSAYSRMLYGRPSSNQESRFIGEIPRDLLELANENKLKAEKPYAKTRMPQKVTTAYKSSGAETLGWTVGDKASHKKWGVGTVVSVKGEGSGMELDIAFPSPTGVKRLLAEFAPIEKV, encoded by the coding sequence TTGAATGCAAAAGAATTGGTAGACGGATTAAACCCCGAACAAAAACGAGCAGTAGAAAGTACAGAAGGACCTTTACTAATTATGGCCGGCGCCGGTAGTGGGAAAACACGTGTTTTAACGCATCGGATAGCCTATTTAGTGAGGGAACGTGGCGTGAACCCGTATAATATTTTAGCGATTACGTTTACGAATAAAGCCGCTCGGGAAATGAAATCACGGATTGGTAATTTGATGGGCGGAGAAGCAGAATCTATTTGGATTTCCACCTTTCACTCGATGTGTGTCCGTATTTTACGCCGCGATATTGACCGAATTGGTTATGAACGAAATTTTACTATATTAGATGGTAGTGACCAGTTGTCAGTGATTAAAGGCATTTTGAAAGAAAAAAATGTCGATCCGAAAAAGTTTGAACCACGAGGTATCCTTGCTTCTATCAGTAACGCCAAAAACGAACTGATTACCGCAAGTGAATATGTGAAGGAAGCTAGTGGCTTTTATGACAAAATGGTCGGAGAAGTGTATGAAAAATACGAAAAGAAATTAAAGAAAAATCAAGCACTCGATTTTGATGATTTAATCATGGTGACCATTCAGTTATTTGAACGTGTTCCGGATGTTTTGGAATATTATCAACGCAAATTCCAATATATTCATGTGGATGAGTACCAAGATACGAACCATGCCCAATATCTACTCGTGAAATTACTTGCTTCTAGATTTAAGAATTTATGTGTTGTAGGTGATTCAGATCAATCTATTTATGGTTGGCGCGGGGCGGATATTAGTAATATCATGTCTTTTGAAAAAGATTATCCTAATGCGAAAACAATTTTATTAGAAGAAAATTATCGTTCAACCAAGCGGATTTTAGAAGCAGCAAATCGAGTAATTGAAAATAATGGTAATCGTAAACCAAAAAATCTTTGGACTAGTAATGCAGAAGGGAAAAAGATTTTTTACCATAAAGCATTAACCGAAAAAGAAGAAGCGGCTTATGTTGTGATGAAAATCCAAGAGGAAGTAAACAACTCAAATCGTCCGTTATCTGACTTTGCGATTCTTTACAGAACCAATGCACAATCCCGCGTCATGGAAGAATATTTCATGAAGTCGAATATGGCATATACGATGGTTGGCGGAACAAAATTCTATGACAGAAAAGAAATTAAAGATATTTTAGCTTATTTGCGACTTATTAGTAATAATGAAGATGATATTAGTTTGACTCGAATTATTAATGTTCCAAAACGTGGCGTCGGACCTGGGACTCTTGAAAAGCTGAATAATGTTGCTGCGGCCTATGATTTAAGCTTGTTTGAAGTGCTTAATCGTATTGAGCTAGCAGGTATTTCTGCCAAAATAAGCAAAGATCTTGTAGCGTTTCATGATTTGGTTCGTGGCTTTACTCAGATGCAAGACTTCCTATCGGTAACGGAACTCGTAGAAGAAATTCTCGAAAAAACCGGTTATCGTGCAATGCTAAAAAACGAACGCACTATTGAAGCGCAAACTAGATTAGAAAACATTGATGAGTTTTTATCTGTTACACAAAACTTTGAAAAAGAAAATGATGATAAGTCATTGCTTGCTTTCTTAACAGATTTAGCACTTGTAGCAGATGTAGACAAATTAGAAGAAGACAACGAAGAACAAAACGGCGCAGTGACACTAATGACTCTCCACTCAGCCAAAGGATTAGAATTCCCGGTTGTCTTTTTAGTAGGAATGGAAGAAGGGATTTTCCCTCATTCAAGAGCTATTTATGAAGAAGATGAAATGGAAGAAGAACGCCGCTTAGCTTATGTAGGAATTACTCGAGCAGAAGAAGAGCTTTTCTTAACTAGTGCTTATTCGAGAATGCTTTACGGGCGGCCATCCTCTAATCAAGAGTCTCGTTTCATTGGCGAAATACCTCGTGACTTATTAGAATTAGCAAATGAAAATAAATTAAAAGCAGAAAAACCATATGCTAAAACGCGCATGCCACAAAAAGTAACGACCGCTTATAAATCAAGTGGTGCTGAGACACTCGGCTGGACTGTAGGCGACAAAGCTAGTCATAAAAAATGGGGTGTAGGAACAGTTGTTAGTGTCAAAGGAGAAGGTAGTGGAATGGAGCTAGATATCGCATTCCCAAGCCCAACTGGCGTCAAACGATTACTCGCAGAATTTGCCCCGATTGAAAAAGTATAA
- a CDS encoding heptaprenylglyceryl phosphate synthase encodes MKHLFKLDPVKDLPHNVVTKLIHSGTDGFIIGGTDNLQMEAVEKLYELLAETDLPIYLEVSDEAMILPEAEHFLIPIVLNTTNSKWTLGLHQALIKQMGDFIPWKRVTSEGYVILNQDAKVAKLTEANTALTKEDIVAYARLAENLFHLPIFYVEYSGTYGDPDVVKDVSKVLSETKLWYGGGIRSAEQAAEMAKYADTIIVGNVIYEDLEAALETAAIFAKKTV; translated from the coding sequence ATGAAGCATTTATTTAAGTTAGACCCAGTGAAAGATTTACCTCATAATGTTGTAACTAAGCTCATTCATTCTGGAACCGATGGATTTATTATTGGTGGAACAGATAATTTGCAAATGGAAGCAGTGGAAAAGCTGTATGAGTTACTCGCTGAAACAGACTTACCGATTTATTTGGAAGTCAGTGATGAGGCGATGATTTTGCCGGAAGCAGAACATTTTTTGATTCCAATTGTGTTAAATACAACAAATAGCAAATGGACACTCGGTCTTCATCAAGCATTAATTAAACAAATGGGTGATTTTATCCCGTGGAAACGAGTGACCTCTGAAGGATATGTCATTTTAAATCAAGATGCAAAAGTGGCTAAGTTAACAGAAGCAAATACAGCGTTAACAAAAGAAGATATTGTCGCATATGCCAGGTTAGCAGAGAATTTATTTCATCTGCCCATTTTTTATGTGGAGTATAGTGGCACATACGGAGACCCAGATGTAGTTAAGGACGTCAGTAAGGTTCTTAGCGAAACAAAACTTTGGTATGGCGGGGGTATTCGGTCAGCAGAACAAGCTGCTGAAATGGCAAAATATGCGGACACGATTATTGTTGGAAATGTGATTTACGAAGATTTAGAAGCTGCCCTTGAAACCGCAGCAATTTTTGCAAAGAAAACGGTTTGA
- a CDS encoding sodium-dependent transporter produces MQEKREEWGSKVGFILASAGSAIGIGAIWKLPYVAATAGGGAFFLLFLVLTLLVVMPLLIAEFVIGRGSGGDALQAYKTLAPGSKWNLLGKLGVVGASILFSFYSVVGGWIITYLIKAFSGRIAGQNQASLLHDFQVTTANPWISVGATILFILLNVLVISRGVVSGIEKMSKFMMPALFILFIVLIIRSLTLPGAMEGVAFFLRPDFSHFTAQTVLITLGQAFFSLSVGISVMVTYSSYLNRSVSLPQSAVSVSLMNVFVSLLAGLAIFPAAFAFDITPDAGPGLLFVILPSIFNQLPFGMLFFIIFLILFLFAALTSSFSMLEATVAPLMNSGMSRKKASIGMGIVIVFMAIPSALSFGVWSDVQIFGLSIFDAADYLVSNIILPVGALFIAIFVGYRLPRELLLKEFTTSSHFGKKLFIVWLFLIKYIAPIAIIFVFLSATGLLDLFF; encoded by the coding sequence ATGCAAGAAAAAAGGGAAGAATGGGGCTCAAAAGTTGGATTTATTCTGGCGTCTGCTGGCTCCGCAATTGGAATTGGCGCAATATGGAAACTGCCTTATGTAGCTGCAACTGCTGGAGGTGGCGCGTTTTTTTTATTGTTTTTAGTTTTAACATTATTAGTAGTTATGCCGCTCTTAATAGCGGAATTTGTCATTGGTCGCGGTTCTGGTGGAGATGCGTTGCAAGCTTATAAAACACTTGCACCTGGTTCAAAATGGAACTTGCTTGGAAAATTAGGCGTGGTTGGCGCGAGTATTTTATTTTCATTTTATAGTGTTGTCGGTGGTTGGATTATCACCTATCTAATTAAGGCTTTTTCGGGTAGGATCGCTGGGCAAAATCAAGCTAGTTTATTACATGATTTTCAAGTAACTACCGCAAACCCTTGGATATCAGTTGGCGCGACTATTTTGTTCATTTTGCTTAATGTGCTAGTTATTAGTCGCGGAGTTGTTAGTGGAATTGAAAAAATGAGTAAATTTATGATGCCCGCATTATTTATTTTATTTATTGTTTTAATTATTCGCTCGTTAACGCTTCCTGGTGCAATGGAAGGAGTAGCTTTCTTCTTGCGACCAGACTTTAGTCATTTCACTGCACAAACAGTCCTTATTACACTTGGTCAAGCCTTCTTTTCGCTTAGTGTTGGGATTTCGGTGATGGTGACGTATAGTTCTTATTTGAATCGTTCTGTTAGTTTACCGCAATCAGCTGTATCGGTTTCTTTAATGAATGTCTTTGTTTCGCTACTTGCTGGATTGGCCATTTTTCCAGCCGCTTTTGCATTTGACATTACACCTGATGCTGGTCCCGGATTACTTTTCGTTATTTTGCCATCGATTTTTAATCAATTACCATTTGGGATGTTATTCTTTATTATTTTCTTAATTTTATTTCTGTTTGCGGCTCTTACTTCGAGTTTTTCCATGTTGGAAGCGACTGTTGCTCCTTTAATGAATAGCGGAATGAGTCGAAAAAAAGCAAGTATCGGAATGGGAATCGTGATTGTCTTCATGGCGATTCCCAGTGCGCTCAGTTTTGGTGTTTGGAGCGATGTACAGATCTTCGGTTTAAGTATCTTTGATGCCGCTGACTATCTTGTTTCAAATATTATTTTACCAGTCGGAGCTTTATTTATCGCTATTTTTGTCGGTTATAGGTTGCCTCGTGAACTGTTGTTGAAAGAATTTACTACTAGCAGCCATTTTGGAAAGAAACTCTTTATTGTTTGGTTGTTTTTGATTAAATATATTGCACCGATTGCGATTATTTTCGTTTTCCTTTCCGCTACAGGTTTACTGGATTTATTCTTTTAA
- a CDS encoding YerC/YecD family TrpR-related protein: MQIEKLRGQGLDEFFQGILTLENLEECYAFFDDVCTVNEIQSMAQRFQVAKMLHDGKTYNVIESETGASTATISRVKRSLHYGNDMYDVVFSRMTKPE, translated from the coding sequence ATGCAAATAGAGAAGTTGCGTGGACAAGGACTGGATGAATTTTTCCAAGGGATTTTAACGCTGGAAAATTTAGAAGAATGTTATGCTTTTTTTGATGATGTTTGTACAGTTAATGAAATACAATCCATGGCTCAACGTTTCCAAGTCGCAAAAATGCTTCACGACGGAAAAACTTATAATGTGATTGAATCAGAGACTGGTGCAAGTACAGCTACTATTTCACGTGTAAAGCGTTCACTTCATTATGGCAATGACATGTACGATGTTGTTTTTTCAAGAATGACAAAACCAGAATAA
- the purD gene encoding phosphoribosylamine--glycine ligase gives MNLLVVGSGGREHAISKKLLESKNVKKVYCAPGNDGMRLDKIELVSISETDKAALISFVKEHDISFVVVGPEVPLLEGVVDAFEEAGIKAFGPKANAALIEGSKDFAKQFMEKYAIPTATSKTFTDYAEAKAYLDQKGVPIVIKADGLAAGKGVTVALEMEEAVLALKDMMLEEKFGDASLKVVIEDFLAGEEFSLMAFVNGTEVYPMAIAQDHKRAYEGDKGPNTGGMGAYSPVPHISPKVVEQAVEKILRPAAKGMVEEGRYFRGILYAGLILTEEGPKVIEFNARFGDPETQVVLPRLESDFAALIQSLLNGEEPDVRFKKDGITLGVVLASAGYPNQYNKGNKLTGLNELANDVDVYHAGTKLRADGEFVSDGGRVLLLAKEANTITEARELLYPEMQKMDNPNFFYRMDIGTKAE, from the coding sequence ATGAACTTATTAGTAGTTGGTAGTGGCGGGCGAGAACATGCTATCAGTAAAAAGTTACTAGAATCGAAAAACGTAAAGAAAGTATATTGTGCGCCTGGTAATGATGGAATGCGTTTAGACAAGATTGAATTAGTATCGATTTCCGAAACGGATAAAGCAGCTTTAATTTCGTTTGTCAAAGAACACGATATATCCTTTGTGGTTGTTGGACCAGAAGTTCCTCTATTAGAAGGTGTGGTGGATGCTTTTGAAGAAGCTGGAATAAAAGCATTCGGACCAAAAGCAAATGCAGCATTAATCGAAGGAAGTAAGGACTTTGCCAAACAATTCATGGAGAAATATGCGATTCCAACAGCTACATCGAAAACTTTCACCGATTATGCAGAAGCCAAAGCCTATTTAGACCAAAAAGGCGTTCCAATCGTTATTAAAGCAGATGGACTAGCAGCCGGAAAAGGTGTCACAGTCGCGCTAGAAATGGAAGAAGCGGTACTTGCCTTAAAAGATATGATGTTAGAAGAAAAATTCGGTGATGCCTCACTGAAGGTAGTTATCGAGGACTTCTTAGCTGGGGAAGAGTTTTCTTTGATGGCATTTGTGAACGGAACTGAAGTATATCCAATGGCAATCGCGCAAGACCATAAGCGGGCATATGAAGGAGACAAGGGACCTAATACTGGTGGAATGGGGGCGTATTCTCCTGTTCCTCATATCTCACCCAAAGTAGTAGAGCAAGCCGTAGAAAAAATTCTTCGTCCTGCCGCCAAAGGAATGGTAGAAGAAGGACGCTATTTCCGTGGAATTCTATATGCAGGCCTAATTTTAACCGAAGAAGGACCAAAAGTGATTGAGTTTAATGCTAGGTTCGGTGACCCAGAAACGCAGGTAGTCTTGCCGCGTTTAGAAAGTGACTTTGCTGCTTTAATACAATCACTATTAAATGGCGAAGAACCAGATGTGCGGTTTAAAAAAGATGGCATAACACTCGGCGTCGTATTAGCAAGTGCTGGTTATCCCAATCAATACAATAAAGGAAATAAGTTGACAGGATTGAATGAACTTGCGAATGATGTGGATGTTTATCATGCTGGAACAAAACTGCGCGCGGACGGGGAGTTTGTATCAGATGGTGGGCGAGTTCTCTTATTAGCAAAAGAAGCAAACACGATAACAGAAGCGCGGGAATTACTTTATCCGGAAATGCAAAAAATGGATAACCCCAATTTCTTTTATCGAATGGATATTGGAACAAAAGCGGAATAA
- the purH gene encoding bifunctional phosphoribosylaminoimidazolecarboxamide formyltransferase/IMP cyclohydrolase produces MKRALISVSDKNGIVPFAKELVKLGVEIISTGGTKAAFEQAGVPVTGIEEVTEFPEMLDGRVKTLHPAIHGGLLARRDTAAHMDAIAAHHIQPIDLVVVNLYPFQETIQKTGVSLEEAIENIDIGGPSMLRSAAKNYAAVTVIVDTADYETVLAELREHGTTTFETRERLAAKVFRHTAAYDALIAEYLTSVTGETFPEKVTLTYNRKQVLRYGENPHQDAAFYTEPQAVKNSISTAKQLHGKELSYNNIRDTDAALKIASEFSEPVAVAVKHMNPCGVGVGTTIEEAYLKAYEADEISIFGGIVALNKEVDAKTAEHMSKIFLEIIIAPSFTGEAFAILSKKKNIRLLTVPFASGVESFEKTSVNGGLLIQASDSVVEDPATYEVVTKKQPTETEMTALLAQWKIVKHVKSNAIVVGTDKQTLGIGAGQMNRIGSAEIAILQAGDKAKGAVLASDAFFPMDDTVEAAAKAGITAIIQPGGSIKDKESIAMADKYGIAMVLTHVRHFKH; encoded by the coding sequence ATGAAAAGAGCGCTGATTAGTGTATCAGATAAAAACGGTATTGTACCTTTTGCGAAAGAATTAGTAAAACTTGGAGTGGAAATTATTTCAACTGGAGGAACGAAAGCTGCTTTTGAACAAGCCGGTGTACCAGTGACTGGGATTGAAGAAGTAACGGAATTTCCAGAAATGCTAGATGGTCGCGTAAAAACACTTCATCCAGCTATTCATGGTGGACTACTTGCAAGACGTGATACAGCAGCACATATGGATGCCATTGCAGCTCATCACATTCAACCCATTGATTTAGTAGTAGTAAATTTATATCCTTTTCAAGAAACAATTCAAAAAACAGGTGTTTCTTTAGAAGAAGCTATTGAAAATATTGATATTGGTGGTCCTTCGATGTTACGCTCTGCTGCCAAAAATTATGCAGCGGTGACGGTAATTGTTGATACTGCAGACTATGAAACCGTACTTGCAGAATTACGTGAACACGGTACGACAACATTTGAAACACGTGAGCGCTTAGCTGCCAAAGTTTTCCGACATACCGCTGCTTATGACGCATTAATTGCTGAATACTTAACTAGTGTAACGGGAGAAACTTTCCCAGAAAAAGTGACATTAACCTATAATCGAAAACAAGTGCTTCGTTACGGTGAAAATCCTCACCAAGATGCCGCTTTTTATACAGAACCACAGGCTGTAAAAAACTCGATAAGTACTGCAAAACAATTACATGGAAAAGAGTTATCCTATAATAATATACGTGATACAGATGCAGCCCTGAAAATCGCTAGTGAATTTAGTGAACCAGTTGCAGTCGCTGTAAAACACATGAATCCATGCGGGGTTGGAGTAGGTACGACAATTGAAGAAGCTTATTTAAAAGCCTATGAAGCAGATGAAATATCCATTTTTGGTGGTATTGTTGCTTTAAATAAAGAAGTAGATGCTAAAACAGCAGAGCATATGAGTAAAATTTTCCTAGAAATTATTATTGCTCCAAGTTTTACTGGCGAAGCATTTGCGATTCTTTCAAAAAAGAAAAACATTCGCTTACTAACTGTTCCATTTGCTAGTGGAGTGGAGAGCTTTGAAAAGACTTCTGTAAATGGTGGGCTACTGATCCAAGCGAGTGATTCGGTTGTAGAAGATCCGGCAACATATGAAGTTGTGACAAAAAAACAACCTACAGAAACAGAAATGACCGCTCTGCTCGCACAGTGGAAAATTGTGAAACACGTGAAATCAAATGCCATTGTTGTTGGAACGGACAAGCAAACACTTGGCATAGGTGCAGGACAGATGAATCGCATTGGTTCAGCAGAGATTGCTATTCTTCAAGCGGGAGATAAAGCAAAAGGAGCGGTTCTTGCTTCCGATGCATTTTTCCCAATGGATGATACGGTGGAAGCTGCAGCAAAAGCAGGAATTACAGCAATTATTCAACCAGGTGGATCCATCAAAGATAAAGAGTCGATTGCGATGGCAGATAAGTACGGAATCGCCATGGTACTAACACATGTACGACATTTCAAACATTAA
- the purN gene encoding phosphoribosylglycinamide formyltransferase, with protein sequence MNIAVFASGNGSNFQALVDDERIKPHIRLLVCDKPNAYVLERAAKNNIPIFLFEAKKYPDKEAFETEILLELRHYQVDLLVLAGYMRLIGPTLLAEFPKQIVNLHPSLLPAFKGKDAIKQALQAGVSKTGVTAHFVDAGMDTGPIIDQVDVPIASDETVETLAEKIHQVEHVFYPKVIRHLIQNGGEEIHYHEKSAD encoded by the coding sequence ATGAATATTGCCGTCTTTGCTTCTGGAAATGGCTCGAATTTCCAAGCTCTAGTGGATGATGAAAGGATTAAACCGCACATCAGGCTACTTGTATGTGATAAACCAAATGCTTATGTTTTAGAGAGAGCAGCCAAAAATAATATTCCAATTTTTCTATTTGAAGCTAAAAAATATCCGGACAAAGAAGCTTTTGAAACAGAAATTTTGCTGGAATTACGTCACTATCAAGTGGATTTACTTGTGCTTGCGGGTTATATGCGTTTAATTGGGCCGACGCTACTAGCAGAATTTCCCAAGCAAATCGTCAATTTACATCCGTCTTTACTACCTGCATTTAAAGGAAAAGATGCAATAAAGCAAGCACTTCAAGCGGGAGTATCCAAAACAGGAGTGACAGCACATTTTGTAGATGCGGGAATGGATACTGGCCCGATTATCGATCAAGTAGATGTACCAATTGCTTCAGATGAAACAGTGGAAACATTGGCTGAAAAAATTCATCAAGTAGAACATGTTTTTTATCCAAAAGTGATTCGTCATTTAATTCAAAATGGAGGGGAAGAGATTCATTATCATGAAAAGAGCGCTGATTAG